In the genome of Prionailurus viverrinus isolate Anna unplaced genomic scaffold, UM_Priviv_1.0 scaffold_45, whole genome shotgun sequence, one region contains:
- the SLC49A3 gene encoding solute carrier family 49 member A3 isoform X2: MRLTPAMSPRGLVCSQLWLSFAPVADMIAHHFLLSTEQINWLSRVYLVVSIPSGVVAIWVLDSVGLRWATIVCAWLNFAGSVFRTLPFMVGGIQDPFAFLMGGQSLCALAQTLVIFSPAKLAALWFPEHQRATANMIGTMSNPLGILVANLLSPALVKKEEDIPMMLGIYIIPAGITCLLATACLLESVPPTPPSARAIHSTSEKFLDGLKLLLCNRAYVVLAVCFGGGIGIFSSFSALLEQVLCVRGYSNEFIGLCGALFIVFGVLGALVLSLYVDRTKLFTEAVKIGFCLTSVVCVAFALVSQLQGQTLALAAICSLLGLFGFAVAPIAMELAVECSFPVGEGAAAGLIFVLGQAEGVLIMVLLTALTVRRAEPSVSTCQDGQGPLDWQVSMLLMAGLCTLFSCFLVLFFHTPYRRLQAEASASCSIQEDMSPVTVDREPHPAATP, encoded by the exons ATGAGGCTAACCCCAGCCATGTCCCCTCGTGGACTTGTCTGCAGCCAG CTGTGGCTCAGCTTCGCACCCGTGGCCGACATGATTGCCCACCACTTCCTCCTCTCCACCGAGCAGATCAACTGGCTTTCGCGAGTCTACCTCGTGGTGTCCATCCCGTCCGGCGTGGTGGCCATCTGGGTTCTGGATTCTGTTGGGCTCCGCTGGGCA ACCATCGTGTGCGCATGGCTGAACTTTGCCGGGAGTGTGTTCCGAACCTTGCCCTTCATGGTCGGCGGGATCCAGGACCCATTTGCCTTCCTCATGGGTGGGCAGAGCCTCTGTGCCCTGGCCCAGACCCTGGTCATCTTCTCTCCGGCCAAGCTGGCTGCCTTGTGGTTCCCCGAGCACCAGCGAGCCACGGCCAACATGATTGGCACCATGT cAAACCCCCTGGGCATCCTGGTGGCCAACCTGCTGTCACCTGCCCtggtgaagaaggaggaggacatCCCCATGATG CTGGGCATCTATATCATCCCTGCCGGCATCACCTGCCTGCTGGCCACCGCCTGCCTCTTGGAGagcgtgccccccaccccaccctccgcCAGGGCCATCCACTCCACCTCAGAGAAGTTCCTGGATGGGCTGAAGCTG CTCTTGTGTAACAGAGCCTATGTCGTCCTGGCCGTGTGTTTCGGGGGCGGCATCGGCATCTTCTCCAGCTTCTCGGCCCTCCTGGAGCAGGTCCTTTGTGTGAGGGGCTACTCCAAC gAATTTATAGGCCTTTGCGGGGCTCTCTTCATTGTGTTTGGGGTCCTGGGGGCCCTGGTTCTCAGCCTGTATGTGGACCGGACCAAGCTCTTCACCGAAGCTGTCAAGATTGGCTTCTGTCTGACCTCCGTGGTCTGTGTGGCCTTTGCTCTG GTGTCTCAGCTGCAGGGACAGACCCTCGCGCTGGCTGCCATCTGCTCACTGCTTGGCCTCTTTGGTTTCGCGGTGGCACCCATTGCCATGGAGCTGGCCGTTGAGTGCTCCTTCCCTGTGGGTGAGGGTGCGGCTGCGGGCCTGATCTTCGTGCTGGG GCAGGCCGAGGGCGTGCTCATCATGGTCCTGCTGACTGCCCTGACCGTGCGCCGTGCGGAGCCGTCTGTCTCCACCTGCCAGGATGGCCAGGGCCCACTGGACTGGCAGG TGTCCATGCTGCTGATGGCTGGCCTCTGCACCCTCTTCAGCTGCTTCCTGGTTCTCTTCTTCCACACACCATACCGGCGCCTCCAGGCTGAGGCCAGTGCGAGCTGCTCCATCCAGGAGGACATGTCCCCTGTGACCGTGGACCGCGAACCCCACCCGGCAGCCACCCCCTGA
- the SLC49A3 gene encoding solute carrier family 49 member A3 isoform X3, translated as MVLPAGDRPGADATQALGALWDYRVYARRWVFLLVLSLLSFSNATIVTEQAGLSSGIMVPALVTTINTDHEANPSHVPSWTCLQPAVAQLRTRGRHDCPPLPPLHRADQLAFASLPRGVHPVRRGGHLGSGFCWAPLGTNPLGILVANLLSPALVKKEEDIPMMLGIYIIPAGITCLLATACLLESVPPTPPSARAIHSTSEKFLDGLKLLLCNRAYVVLAVCFGGGIGIFSSFSALLEQVLCVRGYSNEFIGLCGALFIVFGVLGALVLSLYVDRTKLFTEAVKIGFCLTSVVCVAFALVSQLQGQTLALAAICSLLGLFGFAVAPIAMELAVECSFPVGEGAAAGLIFVLGQAEGVLIMVLLTALTVRRAEPSVSTCQDGQGPLDWQVSMLLMAGLCTLFSCFLVLFFHTPYRRLQAEASASCSIQEDMSPVTVDREPHPAATP; from the exons ATGGTCCTGCCCGCGGGGGACCGGCCGGGGGCCGACGCGACCCAGGCCCTGGGCGCGCTGTGGGACTACCGCGTCTACGCGCGTCGCTGGGTCTTTCTGCTGGTGCTCAGCCTTCTCAGCTTCTCCAACGCCACG ATCGTTACGGAGCAAGCAGGACTCTCATCGGGAATTATGGTCCCTGCTCTGGTCACCACGATAAACACCGACCATGAGGCTAACCCCAGCCATGTCCCCTCGTGGACTTGTCTGCAGCCAG CTGTGGCTCAGCTTCGCACCCGTGGCCGACATGATTGCCCACCACTTCCTCCTCTCCACCGAGCAGATCAACTGGCTTTCGCGAGTCTACCTCGTGGTGTCCATCCCGTCCGGCGTGGTGGCCATCTGGGTTCTGGATTCTGTTGGGCTCCGCTGGGCA cAAACCCCCTGGGCATCCTGGTGGCCAACCTGCTGTCACCTGCCCtggtgaagaaggaggaggacatCCCCATGATG CTGGGCATCTATATCATCCCTGCCGGCATCACCTGCCTGCTGGCCACCGCCTGCCTCTTGGAGagcgtgccccccaccccaccctccgcCAGGGCCATCCACTCCACCTCAGAGAAGTTCCTGGATGGGCTGAAGCTG CTCTTGTGTAACAGAGCCTATGTCGTCCTGGCCGTGTGTTTCGGGGGCGGCATCGGCATCTTCTCCAGCTTCTCGGCCCTCCTGGAGCAGGTCCTTTGTGTGAGGGGCTACTCCAAC gAATTTATAGGCCTTTGCGGGGCTCTCTTCATTGTGTTTGGGGTCCTGGGGGCCCTGGTTCTCAGCCTGTATGTGGACCGGACCAAGCTCTTCACCGAAGCTGTCAAGATTGGCTTCTGTCTGACCTCCGTGGTCTGTGTGGCCTTTGCTCTG GTGTCTCAGCTGCAGGGACAGACCCTCGCGCTGGCTGCCATCTGCTCACTGCTTGGCCTCTTTGGTTTCGCGGTGGCACCCATTGCCATGGAGCTGGCCGTTGAGTGCTCCTTCCCTGTGGGTGAGGGTGCGGCTGCGGGCCTGATCTTCGTGCTGGG GCAGGCCGAGGGCGTGCTCATCATGGTCCTGCTGACTGCCCTGACCGTGCGCCGTGCGGAGCCGTCTGTCTCCACCTGCCAGGATGGCCAGGGCCCACTGGACTGGCAGG TGTCCATGCTGCTGATGGCTGGCCTCTGCACCCTCTTCAGCTGCTTCCTGGTTCTCTTCTTCCACACACCATACCGGCGCCTCCAGGCTGAGGCCAGTGCGAGCTGCTCCATCCAGGAGGACATGTCCCCTGTGACCGTGGACCGCGAACCCCACCCGGCAGCCACCCCCTGA
- the SLC49A3 gene encoding solute carrier family 49 member A3 isoform X1 encodes MVLPAGDRPGADATQALGALWDYRVYARRWVFLLVLSLLSFSNATLWLSFAPVADMIAHHFLLSTEQINWLSRVYLVVSIPSGVVAIWVLDSVGLRWATIVCAWLNFAGSVFRTLPFMVGGIQDPFAFLMGGQSLCALAQTLVIFSPAKLAALWFPEHQRATANMIGTMSNPLGILVANLLSPALVKKEEDIPMMLGIYIIPAGITCLLATACLLESVPPTPPSARAIHSTSEKFLDGLKLLLCNRAYVVLAVCFGGGIGIFSSFSALLEQVLCVRGYSNEFIGLCGALFIVFGVLGALVLSLYVDRTKLFTEAVKIGFCLTSVVCVAFALVSQLQGQTLALAAICSLLGLFGFAVAPIAMELAVECSFPVGEGAAAGLIFVLGQAEGVLIMVLLTALTVRRAEPSVSTCQDGQGPLDWQVSMLLMAGLCTLFSCFLVLFFHTPYRRLQAEASASCSIQEDMSPVTVDREPHPAATP; translated from the exons ATGGTCCTGCCCGCGGGGGACCGGCCGGGGGCCGACGCGACCCAGGCCCTGGGCGCGCTGTGGGACTACCGCGTCTACGCGCGTCGCTGGGTCTTTCTGCTGGTGCTCAGCCTTCTCAGCTTCTCCAACGCCACG CTGTGGCTCAGCTTCGCACCCGTGGCCGACATGATTGCCCACCACTTCCTCCTCTCCACCGAGCAGATCAACTGGCTTTCGCGAGTCTACCTCGTGGTGTCCATCCCGTCCGGCGTGGTGGCCATCTGGGTTCTGGATTCTGTTGGGCTCCGCTGGGCA ACCATCGTGTGCGCATGGCTGAACTTTGCCGGGAGTGTGTTCCGAACCTTGCCCTTCATGGTCGGCGGGATCCAGGACCCATTTGCCTTCCTCATGGGTGGGCAGAGCCTCTGTGCCCTGGCCCAGACCCTGGTCATCTTCTCTCCGGCCAAGCTGGCTGCCTTGTGGTTCCCCGAGCACCAGCGAGCCACGGCCAACATGATTGGCACCATGT cAAACCCCCTGGGCATCCTGGTGGCCAACCTGCTGTCACCTGCCCtggtgaagaaggaggaggacatCCCCATGATG CTGGGCATCTATATCATCCCTGCCGGCATCACCTGCCTGCTGGCCACCGCCTGCCTCTTGGAGagcgtgccccccaccccaccctccgcCAGGGCCATCCACTCCACCTCAGAGAAGTTCCTGGATGGGCTGAAGCTG CTCTTGTGTAACAGAGCCTATGTCGTCCTGGCCGTGTGTTTCGGGGGCGGCATCGGCATCTTCTCCAGCTTCTCGGCCCTCCTGGAGCAGGTCCTTTGTGTGAGGGGCTACTCCAAC gAATTTATAGGCCTTTGCGGGGCTCTCTTCATTGTGTTTGGGGTCCTGGGGGCCCTGGTTCTCAGCCTGTATGTGGACCGGACCAAGCTCTTCACCGAAGCTGTCAAGATTGGCTTCTGTCTGACCTCCGTGGTCTGTGTGGCCTTTGCTCTG GTGTCTCAGCTGCAGGGACAGACCCTCGCGCTGGCTGCCATCTGCTCACTGCTTGGCCTCTTTGGTTTCGCGGTGGCACCCATTGCCATGGAGCTGGCCGTTGAGTGCTCCTTCCCTGTGGGTGAGGGTGCGGCTGCGGGCCTGATCTTCGTGCTGGG GCAGGCCGAGGGCGTGCTCATCATGGTCCTGCTGACTGCCCTGACCGTGCGCCGTGCGGAGCCGTCTGTCTCCACCTGCCAGGATGGCCAGGGCCCACTGGACTGGCAGG TGTCCATGCTGCTGATGGCTGGCCTCTGCACCCTCTTCAGCTGCTTCCTGGTTCTCTTCTTCCACACACCATACCGGCGCCTCCAGGCTGAGGCCAGTGCGAGCTGCTCCATCCAGGAGGACATGTCCCCTGTGACCGTGGACCGCGAACCCCACCCGGCAGCCACCCCCTGA